A window of the Arachis duranensis cultivar V14167 chromosome 5, aradu.V14167.gnm2.J7QH, whole genome shotgun sequence genome harbors these coding sequences:
- the LOC107488906 gene encoding uncharacterized protein LOC107488906 translates to MNTIFNRFRNLDAYPKVHKEFYNRTITGGVITVVSTIVIVFLFISELSLYLHTNTETKLLVDTSRGETLDINFDVTFPYVRCSLLSLDAMDITGEQHRNIRHNILKKRIDAHGNVVAMMQDGIGAPKIQMPLQIHGGRLGYDEEYCGSCYGADGNCCNSCEEVQEAYNKKEWALPENLDLFDQCQREGYVQRIKDEEGEGCNIHGSLQINKVAGDFHFAIGKSILNHSTSSFLVDLLALRDNNHFNISHQINKFSFGAQYPGLVNPLDDDDAKWVQGPVHGHGIYQYFIKVVPTIYEYVTGHVIYSNQYSVTEHFTNTTEQGSVPGVFFSYDISPIKVIFKESHTPLLHFLTNICAIIGGVFTVAGILDSSIYYGQRKIMKKVELGKYR, encoded by the coding sequence ATGAACACGATCTTCAACAGGTTCCGTAATTTAGACGCGTACCCAAAAGTCCACAAAGAATTTTATAACCGCACAATCACCGGCGGTGTCATCACTGTTGTATCGACCATCgtcattgtttttcttttcatttccgAACTAAGTTTATACCTTCATACTAACACAGAGACTAAGCTTTTGGTGGATACTTCTAGAGGAGAAACCCTAGACATCAATTTTGACGTCACTTTTCCTTATGTTAGATGTTCGTTGCTCAGTTTAGACGCAATGGATATTACTGGCGAGCAGCATCGTAATATAAGACATAATATCCTGAAAAAAAGAATTGATGCTCATGGTAACGTGGTAGCAATGATGCAAGACGGAATTGGCGCCCCGAAAATCCAGATGCCTTTACAAATACATGGTGGCAGATTAGGGTACGACGAAGAGTATTGCGGTTCTTGTTATGGTGCTGATGGCAATTGTTGTAATTCTTGTGAAGAAGTTCAAGAAGCGTATAACAAAAAGGAATGGGCGTTGCCGGAGAACTTGGACTTGTTTGATCAGTGTCAAAGAGAAGGGTATGTTCAGAGGATAAAGGATGAAGAAGGTGAAGGATGCAATATTCATGGATCTCTTCAAATTAATAAGGTTGCTGGAGATTTTCATTTTGCAATTGGGAAAAGTATTCTTAACCATTCAACTTCTTCGTTTCTTGTTGATTTGCTTGCTTTACGAGATAATAATCATTTTAACATAAGCCATCAAATCAACAAATTCAGTTTTGGAGCCCAATATCCTGGATTAGTAAACcctcttgatgatgatgatgcaaaATGGGTGCAAGGACCTGTTCATGGACATGGAATATACCAATATTTCATCAAGGTGGTTCCGACAATATACGAATATGTTACAGGTCATGTTATCTATTCAAATCAGTATTCTGTGACAGAACATTTCACGAATACAACAGAGCAAGGTTCAGTTCCTGGAGTATTCTTTTCTTATGACATATCTCCAATTAAGGTTATTTTCAAAGAGAGCCATACTCCTCTTTTGCATTTCTTGACCAACATTTGTGCAATTATTGGAGGGGTGTTCACTGTTGCTGGAATATTAGATTCATCCATATATTATGGTCAGAGAAAAATCATGAAGAAGGTGGAGCTTGGCAAATATAGATAA